In Helianthus annuus cultivar XRQ/B chromosome 3, HanXRQr2.0-SUNRISE, whole genome shotgun sequence, a single window of DNA contains:
- the LOC110931948 gene encoding uncharacterized protein LOC110931948, whose amino-acid sequence MSEHRDEQGYRNNQNNRRREEGSYRTRTPSHSVTSRSSTSMHLNTDDIHNIAMEVAKVITNAQTGNVNPSGERPEESSAASTPVQRERMGEKKNTIATMPLEGKGEYSKSKECTYKHFMSYKPQSFDRRKGTLEAQDWLNRMESVLDICECDDCNKVRFAVHMFEAEALHWWNIVVRTEGKEKVKEMKWEEFIHKFLAKYCPPSETEHLEVEFFQLKWEIKPIETLAEEQLINRFIWGLPSEMRVFIKSKSPKTFAKTVEAGAVMTAEMILRQAESPAPKRKWEERKGDTQNNNFKRPKIFPQCQICKRFHTGECRFPCPNCKKTGHALQECKEKKKCFECGDPNHMRSECPELKRNNKTQPNQPKGRAFVLATEEAKTNTHVITGMYLVNDVYARVLFDTGANRSLVSTTFRPYLNQASQNLDHAFTVEMADGSQREIVDIVKNFKISLNNHVIPIDLMPMELGEFDIVIGMDWLTPYHAEVICEKRIVRLRLPNGKQLTVSGDRTDKTKDPITIAQAHKCLRKRYVAFLAYVINTTEKQKVEDMPVVREYPEVFPDELPGQPSDRQVEFRIDLVPGTSPIAKSPYRLAPTEMQELKKQLQ is encoded by the exons ATGTCTGAACATAGAGATGAACAAGGGTATAGAAATAATCAGAATAACAGAAGGAGAGAGGAAGGTTCTTATAGGACTCGAACTCCCTCTCACAGTGTCACATCCCGGTCTAGTACAAGCATGCATCTAAATACTGATGATATCCATAATATAGCCATGGAAGTGGCTAAGGTAATAACGAATGCACAAACCGGTAATGTTAATCCATCTGGAGAACGACCTGAAGAAAGCTCAGCTGCCTCCACGCCAGTACAAAGGGAAAGAATGGGCGAAAAGAAAAACACCATTGCAACCATGCCACTAGAAGGAAAAGGTGAATATTCCAAATCAAAGGAATGTACTTATAAGCACTTCATGTCCTATAAACCTCAGTCCTTCGACAGAAGAAAGGGAACACTAGAAGCTCAAGACtggctcaacagaatggagtcggtATTAGACATATGTGAGTGTGATGATTGCAACAAAGTACGGTTCGCCGTACATATGTTTGAAGCCGAAGCCCTTCACTGGTGGAACATTGTGGTTCGAACAGAGGGAAAAGAAAAGGTTAAGGAGATGAAGTGGGAGGAGTTTATTCATAAGTTTCTTGCTAAGTATTGTCCTCCCAGTGAGACTGAGCATCTGGAAGTGGAATTCTTTCAgttaaaatgggaaataaaacctaTCGAGA CATTGGCTGAGGAACAACTGATCAATAGGTTTATTTGGGGTCTACCATCTGAAATGAGGGTGTTTATCAAATCCAAATCCCCCAAGACTTTTGCAAAAACTGTTGAGGCTGGCGCCGTCATGACTGCCGAGATGATTCTGCGGCAGGCCGAATCTCCCGCACCAAAAAGGAAGTGGGAAGAAAGAAAGGGGGACACCCAGAATAACAACTTTAAAAGGCCTAAAATATTTCCTCAATGTCAAATTTGCAAACGCTTTCATACGGGGGAATGTCGTTTTCCTTGTCCAAATTGTAAAAAGACGGGTCATGCTCTTCAAGAATGCAAGGAAAAGAAGAAGTGTTTCGAATGTGGAGACCCTAACCACATGAGATCTGAATGTCCTGAACTCAAAAGAAATAATAAGACACAACCAAATCAGCCAAAAGGGCGTGCATTTGTACTCGCCACGGAAGAAGCCAAGACCAATACACACGTTATCACGGGTATGTATctcgtaaatgatgtatatgcccgtgtgttatttgataccggtgcaaATAGAAGTCTAGTGTCGACTACCTTTAGACCTTACTTGAACCAGGCATCCCAAAACCTAGACCATGCCTTTACAGTAGAAATGGCTGATGGAAGTCAAAGAGAGATAGTTGACATTGTTAAGAATTTTAAAATAAGCTTAAACAACCATGTTATCCCTATAGACCTAATGCCTATGGAACTTGGAGAATTCGACATAGTCATAGGAATGGACTGGTTGACACCATATCATGCGGAAGTTATATGTGAAAAAAGGATCGTCCGACTCCGATTACCCAACGGCAAACAACTAACTGTATCGGGAGACCGCACTGACAAGACTAAGGACCCCATCACGATAGCACAAGCACATAAATGCCTAAGGAAAaggtatgttgcctttttagcatATGTCATAAACACTACAGAAAAGCAGAAGGTCGAGGACATGCCAGTAGTACGAGAATACCCCGAAGTATTTCCCGATGAGCTCCCGGGACAACCATCGGATAGACAGgttgagtttcgcattgaccTAGTTCCCGGTACATCACCGATTGCTAAGTCGCCGTACAGACTAGCCCCGacagaaatgcaagaactcaAGAAGCAACTACAATAG